The following coding sequences lie in one Lolium perenne isolate Kyuss_39 chromosome 2, Kyuss_2.0, whole genome shotgun sequence genomic window:
- the LOC127329028 gene encoding putative F-box protein At2g02030, translating to MCKMDPPHSGKDLSNTPAIPFATACANLPYDLFVWEILARLSVKHLLIYKDISPCWCAAIDDAAFVRRHREFSRESPPSMLIIPRKSSLEDDIELSEDIIFHRLHIGRTLDTFEEEKVELMLKKECPPGVEGITNKIFPMHCDGLVAIATVNDQVFVCNPATQELVALPRGTPDARIIKDPVAALGFDASRNQYVVARYFYWHYDVDESIGVLDYEIGHEVFMLGGDSWELTDCPPGVIVATPPVFVQGAFYWGTCANDDLQSGVLLRFNLRERNFDMVPYPPEFVYHDHLADLNGKLCYVSSVSEPTYDVWQLEDDKIHQPKWSLRCRIDPVDEGLGVDAFFPIWAGAGRIMVAVDYEKLYWCEEKSGYMEEILEFEEETDLDSEDYNCYRYHVVPYMESLISIRVCNH from the coding sequence ATGTGCAAGATGGATCCTCCGCATTCCGGGAAAGATCTCTCAAACACACCAGCAATTCCATTTGCCACTGCTTGTGCCAACCTCCCATACGACCTATTTGTTTGGGAGATCTTGGCGCGCCTTTCCGTGAAACACCTCCTGATCTACAAAGACATCTCACCCTGTTGGTGTGCTGCCATAGATGATGCTGCCTTTGTCCGCCGCCACCGTGAATTCTCTCGTGAAAGTCCTCCTTCCATGTTGATCATCCCTCGCAAGAGTTCCTTGGAGGACGACATTGAGCTCTCCGAGGACATCATCTTCCACCGCCTTCATATTGGAAGGACACTCGACACTTTTGAGGAGGAGAAGGTAGAGCTGATGCTTAAAAAGGAATGTCCACCGGGAGTAGAAGGTATCACAAACAAGATTTTCCCCATGCATTGTGATGGTTTGGTTGCCATCGCGACTGTCAATGACCAGGTATTTGTGTGCAACCCAGCAACCCAAGAGCTCGTGGCATTGCCACGGGGCACCCCAGATGCCCGTATAATTAAGGACCCCGTTGCAGCTCTTGGCTTTGATGCATCGCGCAACCAATATGTTGTTGCGAGGTACTTCTACTGGCACTACGATGTCGATGAATCCATCGGAGTGCTGGATTACGAGATCGGGCATGAGGTTTTCATGCTCGGTGGTGACTCCTGGGAGctcactgattgtccgccaggtgtGATTGTCGCTACACCACCAGTGTTCGTGCAAGGGGCCTTCTACTGGGGGACTTGCGCCAATGACGATCTTCAGTCAGGCGTGCTGTTGCGGTTCAACTTGAGGGAGAGGAATTTTGACATGGTTCCATACCCTCCTGAATTTGTCTACCACGATCACCTTGCGGATCTCAACGGCAAGCTCTGCTACGTTAGTAGTGTCTCAGAGCCGACATATGACGTGTGGCAGCTAGAGGATGACAAGATACACCAACCTAAGTGGTCGTTGCGATGTCGCATTGATCCGGTTGACGAAGGTCTTGGTGTTGATGCTTTCTTCCCAATTTGGGCAGGTGCGGGCAGGATTATGGTGGctgtcgactacgagaagctttaCTGGTGTGAGGAGAAGAGTGGATATATGGAGGAAATTttggagtttgaagaagaaactgATCTAGACTCGGAGGATTATAACTGCTATCGATACCATGTTGTCCCTTACATGGAGAGTCTCATCTCTATCAGAGTATGCAACCACTGA